The following proteins come from a genomic window of Tenebrio molitor chromosome 9, icTenMoli1.1, whole genome shotgun sequence:
- the LOC138139094 gene encoding polycystin family receptor for egg jelly-like isoform X2 produces the protein MHNTGCYELLVPKFHLLPGSYILFIDAPRKKNRHRGPENAFETPPKACHFNIEIKKPIAVISGGSTGTVPSHMSFQLNGEESVDTNEVVNSNAKLKYRWRCTQKLKPATFCKTDPISQSSKFTIPADAVLQGDEFHIYLTVTSPYGTTADTEKVITVSKDASDLELGCKKNCPPVIDVSNHKLVTFVEVTCHKNCDDIREEFYKWTIEPKPKPAQFSFDYNKHSRNGRTGSKFIIEKNVLKPGTYTISVELKSDVGHHGLASIDLEFGAPANVKECKTIPESGDTLSTQYQLKCIQDPPNERNFYELFVKDKDDITEGDLITEGHYPEVEDNFFMLPPSEGKVFIVKVVKQDRPDIEIQVYPKVVSTIDSTPSEDVVKILNDIYKGKTPEKSIAKLVASEDPKSRNEALEIFQTLVNEMIVSKIQNKEFAQFVESLKYKAAEDMLKAPVSSINEVLKMSKALTLLATYNVSAEADPLLAKFTTTICKKMVDKSWELLQDEKYPHKMSEKSHKLSSTLSKCFESQTNPNYKIMEPLPKINVTTQTPPLDEQLLTENYPNYIDYDDNYYKNVDLFRESSHNIIKGTMTAAKVVAMTTAAGEGLIETFGTSGSTSVLKDTGSRLAQARIHSSGVLVIPSQDFVGDHHSYDILMSVWKKDFLWWNPSHTRLDTNIINLEFWHSTCKDRVTNFETPTDIFFERKRDYVFDLNIFHDEIIIPDGYSTMSNDDLNYEIRVHRIGLPKGRKLHVDFHNLSQTRFLDVVVTSFKFPEVEDFVNSTKVTSEKSSLIMINQHDFDIYSYVGILVNRETATSSNIQSLSYQYSFTVSHCIRWLMLKSKWELACKPGSEGNTSVIHCQCTNFSTLAGYEENIRSLKQEVWRPEIELELQSTKIIFVTVVVTFAIFLVLLTLGIMQKKHQIYYLADNNGDHLFAYLIIVRTGIGYKSGTSSNVTITVTGDKDSSAPHVLNYPDPRKRLLQQFGTDTFLLATENHLGNLQQIELWFDSIGPHPAWYCKDIIIYDLQQRTEWYFKVKQHLSVTKGATHIVVELFKEKPIVIMNRSFNFKFNNRYHTWYLWQHEGNFAYAKKLTVILSTVMTTYALALLFLEIPSLQMKDVLDQQYSVTAYTVFVAFISSFPSFMLHIAVAWCFRFSKLQFSKIPQEAKLPFSSTIACWFLVITLIVMSMMLLIVFGFWVPHNNSLVWLTTCAIGIVFGVFIYESVFVFFQNFICKLELLHDIGKKMSDIWRAIEDQRRKLYAEFGNLLLRPYFEHLYKPLQKKDIAEKMIHFNNRNFIISELEDLLMFGIYVIILYIVILANKDSRVVLSKMTVEEMMNGEHTRTVGLKELETVNDLYYYINDTLIPCMHPTIWYENFVIAPPGLMLDLNSKFMGVARLRQQRVKPKLCQVPKAMEFLNMSCWPEFSKRYTEKKIFGYRWGQYSPLLQYDRLKNIWKYASHENTETLGTVGEFSSYSGGGYVAYLGRTLYNSHANFLKIFKKLWINPDTRVIFIEFLLYNANFNIFNAVKLIVEQSASGYIYKRIEIYAVRMLFVQNELEMTTIGFFILFTVWVGMLLFKQSIGLIRKIHTFYKDLWILTDFVIILLSVMCIGLFALRMQMVGSYLDVLETVKHNQFLSYFYLFYIEDFLTLVAAFLVCIATVRLWKFLRFGVMFRILEKTLAIAAVSLLSATLLFVILLVASASALLLLVGNYFENIYYMVRIVRVMMTMALRPSEMAMTRFIPFKFAMFILILYVVILQITIVVYIMVIVTSYSKAQMEFSSELEAYTIKHYVIERIKYLPRYIRYKYFRLKGGQLIVETKVEPKSNKFLYLNSFSLPSPRMRLMRYLLMCLVRNSKRLPNRGYMSDQDARLMRAVCREFLVKNKNEGEVEVFFKGRMKGKRIKLVDEKRIEKVANIVNLLLQERSYDGLHQENRNATIQRCVKAIKNYQGTLQRCNVALKVISQKMKSVELEFFKKVG, from the exons ATGCACAATACTGGATGCTATGAGCTGTTGGTTCCTAAATTTCATCTTCTTCCTGGTTCTTACATACTTTTCATAGACGCTCCCCGTAAAAAAAAC CGACACCGTGGACCCGAAAATGCGTTCGAAACCCCACCAAAAGCGTGCCACTTCAATATCGAGATAAAGAAACCCATCGCTGTTATCTCTGGTGGTAGTACCGGAACGGTACCGAGTCACATGTCCTTCCAGTTGAACGGGGAAGAATCGGTCGACACCAACGAGGTCGTCAACAGCAATGCGAAACTGAAGTACCGGTGGAGGTGCACCCAAAAGCTGAAACCTGCGACTTTTTGCAAGACCGATCCCATATCTCAATCCAGCAAGTTTACCATTCCTGCAGATGCGGTTCTTCAAGGCGACGAGTTCCACATTTATCTAACAGTGACGTCGCCTTACGGCACTACGGCAGACACCGAGAAAGTTATCACAGTATCCAAGGACGCTTCCGATTTGGAACTCGG TTGTAAGAAGAACTGTCCTCCAGTGATAGATGTGTCGAATCACAAACTGGTGACATTTGTGGAAGTGACGTGTCACAAGAACTGCGACGACATCCGGGAGGAATTTTACAAATGGACAATCGAGCCGAAGCCCAAACCAGCACAATTTTCTTTCGACTACAACAAACACTCTCGCAACGGTAGAACTGGTTCCAAGTTCATCATCGAAAAGAACGTTCTCAAGCCTGGAACATACACCATAAGTGTGGAATTGAAGTCCGACGTAGGACATCATGGACTTGCATCCATTGATTTAGAGTTCGGTGCACCTGCTAATGTGAAAGAATGTAAAACAATACCAGAAAGTGGAGACACCCTGTCAACTCAATACCAGTTGAAGTGTATCCAGGACCCACCGAACGAAAGGAATTTCTACGAGCTGTTTGTCAAAGATAAGGATG acaTCACCGAGGGAGATCTCATAACCGAAGGACACTATCCAGAAGTGGAAGACAACTTTTTCATGTTGCCACCATCAGAGGGAAAGGTTTTTATTGTGAAAGTGGTGAAGCAGGACCGACCGGACATCGAAATTCAGGTCTACCCCAAAGTGGTCTCCACCATAGATTCGACACCTTCTGAAGACGTTGTCAAGATCTTGAACGATATCTACAAGGGCAAAACGCCTGAGAAGTCGATCGCCAAGTTGGTTGCCAGTGAAGACCCCAAATCAAGAAACGAGGCTTTGGAAATATTCCAGACGCTCGTCAACGAAATGATCGTGAGCAAAATCCAGAACAAGGAGTTCGCACAGTTCGTCGAAAGTCTCAAGTACAAAGCGGCCGAAGACATGTTGAAA GCGCCGGTCTCTTCCATCAATGAAGTGTTGAAAATGAGCAAGGCCTTGACTCTTCTGGCTACATACAATGTGTCCGCGGAGGCTGACCCTTTGCTGGCCAAGTTCACCACCACCATTTGCAAGAAGATGGTGGACAAGTCGTGGGAATTGCTCCAGGACGAGAAATACCCGCACAAAATGTCCGAGAAATCGCATAAGCTCTCCAG caCTCTAAGTAAATGTTTCGAGAGTCAAACCAATCCGAACTACAAAATTATGGAACCTTTGCCTAAAATCAACGTGACGACGCAAACGCCTCCTCTGGATGAACAACTGCTCACTGAGAACTACCCCAATTATATCGACTATGACGATAATTACTACAAAAACGTAGATTTG TTTAGAGAATCATCACACAACATCATCAAAGGCACTATGACTGCTGCCAAAGTTGTGGCAATGACGACAGCAGCTGGCGAAGGTTTGATCGAAACTTTTGGAACGTCAGGTTCCACCTCCGTCCTCAAAGACACTGGAAGCCGTTTGGCCCAAGCTCGCATCCACTCAAGTGGAGTCCTAGTGATCCCATCGCAGGACTTCGTCGGCGACCACCACTCCTACGATATTCTG ATGTCCGTCTGGAAGAAAGACTTCTTGTGGTGGAACCCTTCTCACACCCGATTGGATACCAATATTATAAATCTAGAATTTTGGCATTCCACGTGCAAGGATCGCGTGACTAATTTTGAAACGCCGACAGATATATTTTTCGAAAGAAAGAGAGACTACGTCTTtgatttgaacatttttcacGACGAGATTATCATCCCGGATGGATACAGCACCATGTCAAACGACGACCTGAATTATGAAATTCGAGTGCACAGGATTGGGCTGCCGAAAGGACGAAAATTACACGTTGACTTCCACAACCTATCCCAAACGCGATTTTTAGAC GTGGTTGTGACTTCTTTTAAATTCCCAGAGGTAGAAGATTTTGTCAATAGTACCAAAGTAACGTCGGAGAAGTCTTCGTTGATAATGATCAACCAGCATGATTTCGACATTTACAGTTACGTTGGCATCTTAGTCAACAGGGAAACTGCAACGAGCAGCAACATTCAAAGTCTCTCTTATCAGTACAGTTTTACTGTGTCCCATTGCATTCGTTGGTTGATGCTTAAATCCAAATGGGAATTGGCTTGCAAG CCAGGAAGTGAAGGCAACACAAGCGTCATCCATTGCCAATGCACTAATTTCTCGACTCTTGCTGGTTATGAAGAAAATATCAGAAGTTTGAAGCAAGAAGTGTGGCGTCCAGAGATAGAATTAGAGCTCCAATCgaccaaaatcattttcgtaaCAGTTGTCGTAACTTTTGCCATCTTTCTTGTCTTGTTGACGTTGGGCATCATGCagaaaaaa CACCAAATCTACTATTTGGCCGACAACAACGGCGACCATCTCTTTGCCTATTTGATAATCGTGCGAACTGGAATCGGTTACAAGTCCGGTACTTCGTCCAATGTGACCATCACAGTAACCGGCGACAAAGATTCGAGTGCT CCGCACGTGTTGAATTACCCTGACCCTAGAAAGCGACTCCTTCAGCAATTTGGCACCGACACGTTCCTGCTAGCGACCGAGAACCATTTGGGAAATCTTCAACAAATCGAGTTGTGGTTCGACTCGATCGGTCCTCACCCAGCTTG GTACTGCAAAGACATAATAATCTACGACCTGCAGCAGCGTACTGAATGGTACTTCAAGGTGAAGCAGCATTTGAGTGTGACCAAAGGGGCTACTCATATCGTGGTCGAGCTTTTCAAAGAAAAACCGATTGTTATTATGAATCGCtcgttcaattttaaattcaacaaCAGGTACCACACTTGGTACTTGTGGCAGCATGAAGGGAATTTCGCCTACGCGAAGAAGCTCACCGTCATACTTTCAACTGTCATGACGACCTATGCTCTCGCTTTGTTGTTTCTTGAAATTCCTAGTTTACAAATGAAGGATGTTTTGGATCAGCAGTACAGCGTCACCGCCTACACAGTTTTTGTTGCATTCATTAGTTCGTTTCCGAGCTTCATGCTGcacattgccgtagcttggtGCTTTCG ATTCTCCAAACTTCAGTTCTCGAAAATCCCCCAGGAAGCCAAGTTGCCCTTCTCATCTACGATAGCTTGCTG GTTTTTGGTTATAACTTTGATAGTCATGTCCATGATGCTTTTGATCGTTTTTGGCTTTTGGGTACCACACAATAACAGTTTGGTGTGGTTAACGACTTGCGCTATCGGGATCGTCTTTGGAGTTTTCATTTACGAAAGTGTGTTCGTTTTCTTTCAAAACTTCATCTGCAAACTGGAATTG TTACACGATatcggaaaaaaaatgtctgacATTTGGAGAGCTATAGAAGATCAACGGAGGAAGTTGTATGCCGAATTTGGCAATTTGCTGCTAAGACCTTACTTTGAACATCTGTACAAACCGTTGCAGAAAAAGGACATTGCA GAAAAAAtgatacattttaataatcgCAACTTCATCATCTCCGAATTGGAAGATTTGTTAATGTTTGGCATCTACGTTATCATCTTGTACATTGTCATCTTGGCCAACAAGGACAGTCGTGTTGTTCTCAGTAAAATGACAGTAGAAGAAATGATGAATGGAGAACACACCAGAACGGTTGGTCTTAAAGAACTAGAAACAGTCAACGA TTTGTATTATTACATCAATGACACTCTTATTCCGTGTATGCATCCGACGATTTGGTACGAGAATTTTGTCATTGCACCACCAGGACTGATGTTAGATTTAAATAGTAAGTTTATGGGAGTGGCAAGGCTCAGACAACAAAGAGTCAAGCCGAAATTGTGTCAAGTTCCCAAAGCGATGGAGTTTTTAAATATGAGTTGTTGGCCGGAATTTTCGAAGCGTTACACCGAgaagaaaatttttggttaTCGATGGGGACAGTACTCTCCTCTTCTGCAGTACGATAGACTGAAGAATATTTGGAAGTACGCTAGTCATGAAAACACTGAAACGCTTGGTACAGTTG GAGAATTCTCCAGTTACTCTGGTGGTGGGTACGTTGCCTACCTGGGGCGCACGCTTTACAACTCGCACGCCAActttctgaaaattttcaaaaaactttgGATTAATCCCGACACCAGAGTCATCTTCATCGAATTCTTACTCTACAACgccaatttcaacattttcaacGCGGTGAAACTCATCGTCGAGCAGAGTGCTTCTGGATACATATACAAGAGGATAGAG ATTTACGCCGTGAGGATGCTCTTTGTGCAGAACGAACTGGAGATGACCACCATCGGATTTTTCATCCTGTTTACGGTTTGGGTTGGGATGTTGCTGTTCAAGCAATCTATTGGATTGATTAGAAAGATTCACACTTTCTACAAAGACCTTTGGATATTGACAGATTTTGTCATTATTCTTTTGAGCGTCATGTGCATCGGGCTCTTTGCCTTGAGAATGCAAATGGTCGGTAGCTATCTGGACGTTTTGGAGACCGTAAAACACAACCAGTTTCTGAGTTACTTCTACCTCTTCTACATCGAAGATTTCTTGACTTTAGTTGCCGCTTTCTTAGTCTGCATTGCGACCGTTCGTTTGTGGAAGTTCCTCAGGTTCGGTGTGATGTTCAGGATACTGGAAAAGACGTTGGCGATTGCCGCAGTTTCCCTCTTGTCAGCCACTCTACTTTTCGTCATCTTACTTGTAGCTTCCGCATCAGCTCTTCTTCTCCTCGTGGGTAActatttcgaaaatatttacTATATGGTGAGGATAGTAAGAGTAATGATGACCATGGCTCTCAGACCCAGCGAGATGGCAATGACTCGATTTATTCCTTTCAAGTTCGCCATGTTCATATTAATTCTCTACGTTGTGATTCttcaaataactattgtggttTACATCATGGTAATTGTAACGTCTTACTCGAAGGCACAGATGGAATTTTCTTCAGAATTAGAAGCGTACACCATCAAGCACTATGTCATAGAACGAATTAAATATCTTCCGAGGTACATCAGATACAAATACTTTCGTCTGAAAGGAGGTCAACTGATAGTAGAAACCAAAGTGGAGCCCAAATCCAACAAGTTTCTCTACTTGAACAGCTTTTCGTTGCCATCGCCGAGGATGAGACTAATGAGATATTTACTGATGTGTCTTGTAagaaattcgaaaaggttacCTAACAGAGGTTACATGAGCGACCAAGACGCTAGATTGATGCGGGCGGTGTGTCGAGAATTTCtcgtgaaaaacaaaaatgaaggTGAGGTTGAGGTCTTCTTCAAGGGACGAATGAAGGGCAAGAGGATCAAGCTGGTTGACGAGAAACGAATAGAGAAAGTTGCAAATATTGTGAATTTGTTGCTGCAAGAAAGATCTTATGATGGTTTGCATCAAGAGAATAGAAACGCCACCATTCAAAGGTGTGTCAAAGCAATCAAGAATTATCAAGGTACGCTTCAAAGGTGCAATGTTGCCTTAAAGGTGATTTCACAAAAGATGAAAAGCGTCGAGTTGGAATTTTTCAAGAAAgttggttaa